The following are encoded together in the Halomonas halophila genome:
- a CDS encoding diguanylate cyclase domain-containing protein, with translation MSARDEALLAEVAALLQDDAHGDHPLHEALRRLYHHHLAQRERLERMIAIADGFQQGAQEDLHATRQQLERQQQRQRKLSRIADRFQDFLLERNQELEDASGLDPLTGLFNRRRLDEQLVTLVSRAIRHDRPLSLAIIDIDHFKGINDRYGHAAGDRALVALAGALTNTLRGDDLCGRWGGEEFLVVLPDTRLDQAESLLVRLGERLRHLDLALDDAHRPTTVTASIGVAEHRPAEAYQDTIRRADQALLSAKGEGRDRTRRAS, from the coding sequence GTGAGCGCCCGGGACGAGGCCCTGCTCGCCGAGGTGGCGGCGCTGCTGCAGGACGACGCCCATGGCGACCACCCGCTGCACGAGGCGCTACGACGCCTCTATCATCACCATCTGGCGCAACGCGAGCGGCTGGAGCGAATGATCGCCATCGCCGACGGCTTTCAGCAGGGCGCCCAGGAGGACCTGCACGCGACCCGCCAGCAGCTGGAGCGACAACAGCAGCGTCAGCGCAAGCTGTCTCGCATCGCCGACCGCTTTCAGGACTTCCTGCTCGAGCGCAACCAGGAGCTCGAGGACGCCTCTGGGCTGGACCCGCTGACCGGACTTTTCAACCGCCGCCGTCTCGACGAGCAGCTGGTGACGCTGGTCTCGCGCGCTATCCGGCATGACCGTCCCCTGAGCCTGGCGATAATCGACATCGATCATTTCAAGGGCATCAACGACCGCTATGGTCATGCGGCCGGCGACCGGGCGCTGGTCGCCCTGGCCGGCGCACTGACGAACACGCTGCGCGGTGACGATCTCTGCGGCCGCTGGGGCGGCGAGGAGTTTCTTGTGGTGCTGCCGGACACCCGCCTCGACCAGGCCGAATCGCTGCTCGTCCGGCTCGGCGAGCGGCTCCGCCATCTCGACCTGGCACTGGACGACGCGCACCGCCCGACCACCGTGACCGCCAGCATCGGCGTCGCCGAGCACCGCCCCGCCGAAGCCTACCAGGACACCATCCGCCGCGCCGACCAGGCACTGCTGAGCGCCAAGGGCGAGGGGCGCGACCGCACCCGCCGAGCGAGCTGA
- a CDS encoding type I secretion system permease/ATPase gives MLSGRGRGRKDAETPLESSRQACRGSLLWVAGFSLCLNVLLLTPALYMLQVYDRVITSGSEATLLMLTLLAVFLFVVIGGLEWVRAGVLVRLANRLDERVVEPLHAAMFRRGLRQAGGQGAGPLDDLASLRQGLAGGALLAFFDVLWVPVYLALLFLFDPWFGVFAAVAGLLLLALVVTSEKATRGWLEGAEQEMAASRQRAAENLRNAEALEAMGMLPSIAGRWLSHHRRGLWQQSRASDRAAMLSSLTRALRLLLQSMILGLGAWLVLEERISAGMMIAGSILLGRVLSPVDQLVGSWRSVVAARAAYRRLEVIFREAPPLAPPMSLPAPRGRLTLEGVTAGPPGGRRPILAGIDLDIAPGQQVGIIGPSAAGKSTLARLALGVWPAQEGCVRLDGADIARWDRRALGPHLGYLPQDVELFAGTIAENIARFSEVDGERVIAAARRAGVHDMILRLPDGYDTWLAPGGGLLSAGQRQRIGLARALHGDPVLVVLDEPNANLDHRGEQALAEAMEALRRDGVTLLVISHRSGVLKRVDRLLVLDDGRVSLFGPRDRVLERMAARRQGRREATTQGGTHAVDT, from the coding sequence GTGTTGAGCGGGCGAGGGAGGGGCCGGAAGGATGCCGAGACGCCGCTGGAGAGCTCGCGCCAGGCGTGCCGTGGGTCGTTGCTGTGGGTGGCGGGTTTCAGCCTGTGTCTCAACGTGCTGTTGCTGACGCCCGCGCTGTACATGCTGCAGGTGTACGACCGTGTGATCACCTCGGGCAGCGAAGCGACCCTGCTGATGCTGACGCTGCTGGCGGTCTTCCTGTTCGTGGTGATCGGCGGGCTGGAGTGGGTGCGAGCGGGCGTGCTGGTGCGCCTCGCCAATCGCCTCGACGAGCGGGTCGTCGAACCCCTGCACGCGGCGATGTTCCGTCGCGGTCTGCGTCAGGCGGGCGGGCAGGGGGCCGGGCCGCTGGACGATCTCGCCAGCCTGCGTCAGGGGCTGGCGGGAGGTGCGCTGCTGGCCTTCTTCGATGTGCTCTGGGTGCCGGTCTATCTGGCCCTGCTGTTCCTGTTCGATCCCTGGTTCGGTGTCTTCGCTGCCGTGGCCGGCCTGTTGCTGCTGGCGCTGGTGGTCACCAGCGAAAAGGCCACCCGTGGCTGGCTGGAGGGGGCCGAGCAGGAGATGGCGGCCTCCCGTCAGCGGGCGGCGGAGAACCTGCGCAACGCCGAGGCCCTCGAGGCCATGGGCATGCTGCCGAGCATCGCCGGGCGCTGGCTGTCGCATCATCGCCGCGGGCTGTGGCAGCAGTCGAGGGCCAGCGATCGGGCGGCCATGTTGTCGAGCCTCACCCGAGCGCTGCGGCTGCTGCTGCAGTCGATGATCCTGGGGCTCGGTGCCTGGCTGGTGCTCGAGGAGCGCATCAGCGCCGGCATGATGATCGCCGGTTCCATCCTGCTGGGCCGCGTGCTGTCGCCGGTCGATCAGCTGGTCGGCAGCTGGCGCAGCGTTGTCGCGGCCCGGGCCGCCTATCGTCGTCTCGAGGTGATCTTCCGCGAGGCGCCGCCGCTCGCGCCTCCCATGTCGCTGCCGGCTCCCCGCGGGCGGCTGACGCTGGAGGGCGTGACCGCCGGGCCGCCGGGCGGACGACGGCCCATCCTGGCCGGCATCGATCTCGATATCGCCCCGGGGCAGCAGGTCGGCATCATCGGCCCCAGCGCCGCCGGCAAGTCGACCTTGGCGCGCCTGGCGCTGGGCGTGTGGCCGGCCCAGGAAGGATGCGTGCGGCTGGACGGCGCCGATATCGCGCGCTGGGATCGCCGTGCCCTGGGGCCACATCTCGGCTACCTGCCCCAGGACGTCGAGCTGTTTGCCGGCACCATCGCGGAGAACATCGCCCGCTTCTCAGAGGTCGATGGCGAGCGGGTGATCGCGGCGGCCCGCCGCGCCGGGGTGCACGACATGATCCTGCGACTGCCCGACGGCTACGACACCTGGCTGGCGCCGGGCGGCGGTCTGCTCTCCGCCGGCCAGCGCCAGCGCATCGGCCTGGCGCGGGCGCTGCATGGCGATCCGGTGCTGGTGGTGCTCGACGAGCCGAATGCCAACCTGGACCATCGCGGCGAACAGGCCCTGGCCGAGGCCATGGAGGCCCTGCGGCGGGACGGCGTGACCCTGCTGGTGATCAGTCATCGCAGCGGCGTGCTGAAGCGTGTCGACCGACTGCTGGTGCTGGACGACGGCCGGGTGTCGCTGTTCGGCCCGCGGGACCGGGTGCTGGAGCGAATGGCGGCCCGGCGACAGGGACGACGCGAAGCGACCACCCAGGGAGGCACCCATGCAGTCGACACCTGA
- a CDS encoding cellulose binding domain-containing protein, with protein sequence MSSTIEVETSTSAEELESLIREADSGTTFQLSAGEFRFDDSITIERSNISLIGAGSGETRLTFTDEALSRDDDQAIHLDGSDNTGIGTLSSDADSGDRRLTLNDSSDLSIGDTIRIWQDNDDAFFDDIGDSSWRKVEYAELRTSMARITDIDGDQVTLDRGVRFDFAAGDTQVERLESVDDVTLEGFSLHFELGEADPSHFENARDDLSGYHAVHLEGTVNARLDDIQVIEGPSTAFRFSRALDIRAEDLEAHGAFNKGSGGNGYAYELHESYDGVFTGLEDSGMRHGLLFASWRSSAGNEVEIASTDRDVNFHGGRDHDNSVHVRQSIRDPEADALSPALYVNEDGESFGAPTDPDANEVVFDYLIGTRRSDEVQGSDDGVYLNGGLGHDHLRGGSGNDLLQGGPGDDWYDGDDRLDGGEGVDTARYTGGIDDHEIAMSDNDVIITGKGSEDTLTDMEFAVFGDGITLHTASGNLFRGDPIDAPEPGEILDGDGIRPAILEDDAELLVTGNVTSQWSSGYVAEVFVENVSDDDIIDPQVGFDLPADLDTLWNGVVAEADGGYRVQDNNANTLSPGDAWRFSFKAYGDDELPAEMSAEMSAETGSGQSLEVQVLGLGNTSVEEVAG encoded by the coding sequence ATGAGTTCGACAATCGAGGTAGAAACTTCGACCTCCGCCGAGGAGCTCGAGAGCCTGATACGGGAAGCCGATTCGGGCACGACCTTCCAGCTTTCCGCCGGTGAATTTCGCTTCGATGATTCGATTACCATCGAACGCTCCAATATCTCCCTGATCGGTGCAGGATCCGGCGAGACGCGTCTGACCTTCACCGACGAGGCACTTTCACGGGATGACGACCAGGCGATTCACCTGGACGGCAGCGATAACACCGGCATCGGCACCCTGTCGTCGGATGCCGACAGCGGTGATCGACGGCTGACGCTGAATGACAGTTCCGACCTGTCCATCGGCGATACCATTCGCATCTGGCAGGACAACGACGACGCCTTCTTCGACGACATCGGCGATAGCTCCTGGCGCAAGGTCGAGTACGCCGAGCTGCGAACCAGCATGGCCAGGATCACCGATATCGACGGCGATCAGGTCACGCTTGACCGGGGCGTGCGATTCGATTTCGCGGCGGGAGACACCCAGGTGGAACGCCTGGAGAGCGTCGATGACGTCACCCTGGAGGGCTTCAGCCTGCACTTCGAGCTGGGCGAGGCCGACCCGTCGCACTTCGAGAACGCCAGGGACGATCTGAGCGGCTATCACGCCGTACATCTCGAAGGCACGGTGAACGCCCGGCTCGACGACATTCAGGTCATCGAGGGGCCCTCCACCGCCTTTCGTTTTTCCCGTGCCCTGGACATCAGAGCCGAGGATCTCGAGGCCCATGGCGCCTTCAACAAGGGAAGCGGCGGCAACGGCTATGCCTACGAGCTGCACGAGAGCTACGACGGCGTCTTCACCGGGCTGGAGGACAGCGGCATGCGCCACGGCCTGCTGTTCGCCTCCTGGCGCTCGTCGGCCGGCAACGAGGTCGAGATCGCTTCCACCGACCGCGATGTGAACTTCCACGGCGGCCGGGATCACGACAACAGCGTCCACGTGCGGCAATCGATCCGCGATCCCGAGGCGGACGCGCTGTCACCGGCGCTCTACGTCAACGAGGACGGCGAGAGCTTCGGTGCGCCGACCGATCCCGACGCCAACGAGGTTGTCTTCGACTACCTGATCGGCACCCGTCGCTCGGACGAAGTGCAGGGCTCTGATGACGGCGTCTACCTGAACGGTGGCCTGGGCCATGACCACCTCCGAGGCGGCAGCGGCAACGACCTGCTCCAGGGTGGGCCGGGCGACGACTGGTACGACGGCGACGATCGCCTGGACGGCGGCGAAGGCGTCGACACCGCGCGCTATACCGGCGGCATCGACGATCACGAGATCGCGATGTCCGATAACGACGTGATCATCACCGGCAAGGGCAGCGAGGATACCCTCACCGACATGGAGTTCGCGGTCTTCGGCGATGGCATCACCCTGCACACGGCATCGGGCAACCTGTTCCGCGGCGACCCCATCGACGCGCCTGAGCCCGGGGAGATCCTCGACGGCGACGGGATCAGGCCCGCCATCCTGGAGGACGACGCCGAGCTGCTGGTGACCGGCAACGTCACCAGCCAGTGGTCCTCGGGCTACGTGGCCGAGGTCTTCGTCGAGAACGTCTCCGATGACGACATCATCGATCCGCAGGTCGGTTTCGACCTGCCCGCCGATCTCGACACCCTGTGGAACGGCGTCGTCGCTGAAGCCGACGGCGGCTATCGGGTGCAGGACAACAACGCCAACACCCTGTCCCCGGGGGACGCCTGGCGCTTCAGCTTCAAGGCCTACGGCGATGACGAGCTGCCCGCCGAGATGAGCGCCGAGATGAGCGCCGAGACCGGATCGGGGCAGTCCCTCGAGGTTCAGGTACTTGGCCTGGGCAACACCAGCGTGGAGGAAGTGGCCGGCTAG
- a CDS encoding lysylphosphatidylglycerol synthase transmembrane domain-containing protein, with amino-acid sequence MAERRRHYGGWLAAALVLALAVPLMIGGRDALTALGDFPPGRLAGMLALVVLCWNLNALRLRLLLAGHAGPLGQRGALGMVMATEFAICATPGGSGGLPTLLALLARRGLRPSRASAVFMVDQCCDLLFFLAALTALVLVSLATAVPWPYQWLLVAAIVALLLLLATGAMLIRHLPALLRRLGASRKRRPRLARRLLGFRQALVATLALPRPVLMLTMASCAAHWLTRYSLLYLALAGLGADVAWSWAFLVQMLSMAAGQLSLLPGGTGAAELGTGMLLIPLVGQATAGAAIVIWRFVTFHCYLLAGAPVFLAMIGLPRRRGTPDGDRAG; translated from the coding sequence ATGGCTGAGCGTCGCCGACACTACGGCGGGTGGCTGGCCGCGGCGCTGGTGCTGGCCCTGGCGGTGCCGCTGATGATCGGCGGCCGCGATGCGCTGACGGCGCTGGGCGACTTTCCGCCGGGCAGGCTGGCGGGGATGCTGGCGCTGGTGGTGCTGTGCTGGAACCTCAACGCCCTGAGACTGAGGCTGCTGCTGGCCGGGCACGCCGGCCCGCTCGGCCAGCGCGGCGCCCTGGGGATGGTGATGGCCACCGAGTTCGCCATCTGCGCCACCCCGGGCGGTAGCGGCGGGCTGCCGACCCTGCTCGCGCTGCTGGCCCGACGCGGGCTGCGCCCCTCCCGGGCCTCGGCGGTGTTCATGGTCGACCAGTGCTGCGACCTGCTGTTCTTCCTGGCCGCGCTGACCGCCCTGGTGCTGGTGTCGCTGGCCACGGCCGTGCCCTGGCCCTATCAGTGGCTGCTGGTCGCCGCCATCGTCGCCCTGCTCCTGCTGCTGGCGACGGGGGCGATGCTGATCCGACATCTGCCGGCGCTGCTGCGCCGTCTAGGAGCATCGCGGAAGCGGCGCCCTCGCCTGGCCCGGCGACTGCTCGGCTTTCGCCAGGCGCTGGTCGCCACCCTGGCCCTGCCCCGCCCGGTGCTGATGCTGACCATGGCCAGCTGCGCCGCCCACTGGCTGACGCGCTACAGCCTGCTCTACCTGGCGCTTGCCGGCCTGGGCGCCGACGTGGCCTGGAGCTGGGCCTTCCTGGTGCAGATGCTGTCGATGGCGGCCGGCCAGCTGAGCCTGCTGCCCGGCGGCACCGGCGCCGCCGAACTCGGCACCGGCATGCTGCTGATCCCGCTGGTCGGCCAGGCCACCGCCGGGGCCGCCATCGTGATCTGGCGCTTCGTCACCTTCCACTGCTACCTGCTGGCCGGCGCCCCGGTGTTCCTGGCCATGATCGGCCTGCCTCGACGCCGCGGCACGCCTGATGGCGACCGGGCCGGCTGA
- the siaA gene encoding biofilm regulation protein phosphatase SiaA (SiaB is a threonine kinase acting on SiaC; SiaA is the matching phosphatase.): MAQRWGLRGQSTLTLLLACLLALIPALLIGWQAVDEARRHFATRYAEQYTLLHMQEILAPVSRELALARRFADSVVTREWLDATDDVERRDRFFREAEGFRDQFSGDAYFVVDHDSGDYYYNDAEAPESRQPRYRLSPDDPEDAWYFDSIASNASYNINVNVDGKLGLAKVWLNVAIRDGDRALGMAGGGLDLSRFLDDFLRDRAPGLTPMIVDNRGAIQAHPDRDRLALNSATQRRLDGDVPRLQMLVDDAAQRQRLEDAMLEARRRPGTVLQLDLNLEGRPRTLTLGYLPELQWLFVSALDLESAPVFEGRWFWALLGALALVLTLLMAGVAYGIERLILGPLRRLQHSAQAIADGDYASHLPTERGDEIGELSRAFAHMAGQVERHTQELEATVRHRTRDLETTNAEMAAAQRQIDASLEYASIIQRAILPRHQLETHLAGHQAVLWRPRDQVGGDIYVFRATEAGYLMGVIDCAGHGVPGSLMTMLARAIVDHAILKVGADDPAAILNETDRQNRATLQRESLPASIATNMDMGLVWVERDAGRLTFAGAKMSLYASDGAHLEVHPGGKRALGQKRTMVHENHIMPLRRGWTYSLCSDGFLDQAGGEHGFGFGNRRFEAMLKRHADATLDDQIAAFEAELDAYRGDHAQRDDITLLCFRFDTPPDDGALAHASPT, translated from the coding sequence ATGGCCCAACGCTGGGGACTGCGTGGCCAGTCCACCCTCACGCTGCTGCTGGCCTGCCTGCTGGCGCTGATACCGGCGCTGCTGATCGGCTGGCAGGCCGTCGATGAGGCGCGTCGCCACTTCGCCACCCGCTACGCCGAACAGTACACCCTGCTGCACATGCAGGAGATTCTCGCCCCGGTCTCCCGTGAGCTGGCCCTGGCGCGCCGCTTCGCCGACTCGGTGGTCACCCGGGAGTGGCTGGATGCGACGGACGACGTCGAACGGCGCGATCGCTTCTTCCGCGAGGCCGAGGGCTTTCGCGATCAGTTCAGCGGTGACGCCTACTTCGTGGTCGACCATGACAGCGGCGACTACTACTACAACGACGCCGAGGCGCCCGAGAGCCGTCAGCCTCGCTATCGGCTGTCGCCCGACGATCCGGAAGACGCCTGGTACTTCGATAGCATCGCCAGCAACGCCAGCTACAACATCAACGTCAACGTCGATGGCAAGCTGGGGCTGGCCAAGGTGTGGCTGAACGTGGCGATACGCGACGGCGACCGGGCACTGGGCATGGCCGGCGGCGGGCTCGACCTGAGCCGCTTCCTCGACGACTTCCTGCGCGACAGGGCCCCCGGCCTGACGCCGATGATCGTCGACAACCGTGGCGCCATACAGGCGCACCCGGACCGCGATCGGCTGGCCCTGAACTCCGCCACCCAGCGCCGGCTCGATGGCGACGTGCCGCGCCTTCAGATGCTGGTCGACGACGCGGCCCAGCGCCAGCGGCTGGAGGATGCCATGCTCGAGGCGCGGCGCCGCCCCGGCACGGTGCTGCAGCTCGACCTCAACCTCGAGGGTCGGCCCCGCACCCTGACGCTGGGCTACCTTCCCGAGCTGCAGTGGCTGTTCGTTTCGGCTCTCGATCTGGAAAGCGCGCCGGTGTTCGAAGGCCGCTGGTTCTGGGCGCTGCTCGGCGCCCTGGCACTGGTGCTGACCCTGCTGATGGCCGGTGTGGCCTACGGCATCGAGCGACTGATCCTCGGCCCGCTGCGCCGCCTGCAGCATTCCGCCCAGGCCATCGCCGACGGCGACTACGCCAGCCACCTGCCCACCGAACGCGGCGACGAGATCGGCGAGCTGTCGCGGGCCTTCGCCCACATGGCCGGACAGGTGGAGCGCCACACCCAGGAGCTCGAGGCCACGGTCCGGCACCGCACCCGGGATCTCGAGACCACCAACGCCGAGATGGCCGCCGCCCAGCGCCAGATCGACGCCTCCCTCGAGTACGCCAGCATCATCCAGCGGGCCATCCTTCCCCGCCATCAGCTGGAGACTCACCTGGCCGGCCATCAGGCCGTGCTGTGGCGCCCGCGGGATCAGGTCGGCGGCGACATCTACGTCTTCCGCGCCACCGAGGCCGGCTACCTGATGGGCGTCATCGACTGCGCCGGCCACGGCGTCCCCGGCTCGCTGATGACCATGCTGGCCCGGGCCATCGTCGACCACGCCATCCTCAAGGTCGGCGCCGACGACCCGGCGGCCATTCTCAACGAGACCGACCGCCAGAACCGCGCCACCCTGCAGCGCGAGAGCCTGCCGGCCTCGATCGCCACCAACATGGACATGGGCCTGGTGTGGGTCGAGCGCGACGCCGGGCGCCTGACCTTCGCCGGCGCCAAGATGTCGCTCTACGCCAGCGACGGCGCGCATCTCGAGGTACATCCTGGCGGCAAGCGCGCCCTGGGCCAGAAGCGCACCATGGTGCACGAGAACCACATCATGCCGCTGCGCCGGGGCTGGACCTACTCGCTGTGTTCCGATGGCTTCCTCGATCAGGCCGGCGGCGAACACGGCTTCGGGTTCGGCAACCGCCGCTTCGAGGCCATGCTCAAGCGCCATGCCGACGCCACGCTGGATGACCAGATCGCCGCCTTCGAGGCGGAGCTGGACGCCTACCGAGGCGATCACGCCCAGCGCGACGACATCACCCTGCTATGCTTCCGCTTCGACACGCCACCCGATGACGGCGCGCTCGCTCACGCCTCGCCCACCTGA
- the siaC gene encoding biofilm regulation phosphoprotein SiaC, whose translation MSQDLTLPGSASTPAIQSDWQAGRLTMQGDSYPENSFDLFDQVITWVEAFLGQEARPLRLDLQLVYLNTSSVKAMMDIFDLLEEAHESGREVGVEWRYDPRNERIAELAEEFKEDCSYPFAIRPLEVST comes from the coding sequence ATGAGCCAAGATCTGACTCTCCCCGGCAGCGCCTCCACTCCCGCCATCCAGAGCGACTGGCAGGCCGGCCGGCTCACGATGCAGGGCGATTCCTATCCAGAGAATTCCTTCGATCTCTTCGACCAGGTCATCACCTGGGTCGAGGCGTTCCTGGGGCAGGAAGCACGCCCCCTGAGGCTGGACCTGCAGCTCGTCTACCTCAACACCAGCTCGGTCAAGGCGATGATGGACATCTTCGACCTGCTCGAGGAGGCCCACGAAAGCGGCCGCGAGGTCGGCGTCGAATGGCGCTACGACCCGCGCAACGAGCGCATCGCCGAGCTGGCCGAGGAGTTCAAGGAGGACTGCAGCTATCCCTTTGCCATTCGCCCGCTCGAGGTGAGCACGTGA
- a CDS encoding HlyD family type I secretion periplasmic adaptor subunit codes for MQSTPDDPRPPVDDRRHRLAGLALVLVCVLGFGGWAVSAELAVSVIAPGRVEVASFKKTVQHLEGGIVRRIAVEEGDRVEEGQTLLVLDPTQVESRLQIARSQFLINRAAETRLMAEQAGDERLTFPDELADADSPRIAQLKAVQRGLFLSRREALEGALASLEEQSEQLRQRIEGREAMIRVSREQLASLREDAEAYRSLFKDGLGDNRRLRELEREVLQYQGEIEQHRTEIARLRSQISENDLKKRVRVEEFRQEVGERLRETRRQIADAEERMTALRDQRRRTVVEAPAAGTVVGLAVHTRGAVIEPGTTLLEIVPGGGDFVVEARVDDRDIDGVYPGQSAEIRFSAFNRRRSKLLDGTVQRVSADSFTDERSGQRYYEVRVRVSEAERQSMTEAMRLQAGMPAEVRLQTASRTFASYLAKPVTDMLARAMRAD; via the coding sequence ATGCAGTCGACACCTGATGATCCCCGGCCGCCGGTCGACGACCGCCGGCATCGTCTTGCGGGGCTGGCGCTGGTGCTGGTCTGCGTGCTCGGCTTCGGCGGCTGGGCGGTCTCGGCCGAGCTGGCCGTGTCGGTGATCGCCCCCGGCCGTGTCGAGGTGGCCTCGTTCAAGAAGACGGTGCAGCACCTCGAGGGCGGCATCGTGCGACGCATCGCGGTCGAGGAGGGCGATCGCGTCGAGGAAGGGCAGACGCTGCTGGTGCTCGACCCGACCCAGGTCGAGTCGCGGCTGCAGATCGCGCGTTCGCAGTTCCTGATCAATCGCGCCGCCGAGACCCGGCTGATGGCCGAGCAGGCCGGCGATGAGCGTCTGACGTTTCCCGACGAGCTGGCCGACGCCGACTCGCCGCGCATCGCGCAGCTCAAGGCGGTGCAGCGCGGGCTCTTCCTGTCGCGGCGCGAGGCCCTGGAGGGAGCGCTGGCATCGCTTGAGGAGCAGAGCGAGCAGCTGCGTCAGCGCATCGAGGGCCGCGAGGCGATGATCCGGGTCAGCCGCGAGCAGCTCGCCTCGCTGCGTGAGGACGCCGAGGCCTATCGCTCGCTGTTCAAGGACGGGCTGGGCGACAATCGCCGGCTGAGAGAGCTGGAGCGCGAGGTGCTTCAGTACCAGGGCGAGATCGAACAGCATCGCACCGAGATCGCGCGGCTGAGATCGCAGATCAGCGAGAACGACCTGAAGAAGCGGGTGCGCGTCGAGGAGTTCCGCCAGGAGGTGGGCGAGCGCCTGCGCGAGACCCGGCGCCAGATCGCCGACGCCGAGGAGCGCATGACCGCGCTGCGCGACCAGCGTCGCCGCACCGTCGTCGAGGCGCCGGCCGCGGGCACCGTGGTCGGCTTGGCGGTGCATACCCGCGGCGCGGTGATCGAGCCCGGCACCACGCTGCTGGAGATCGTCCCGGGCGGTGGGGATTTCGTGGTCGAGGCCCGGGTCGACGACCGCGACATCGACGGCGTCTATCCCGGCCAGTCGGCGGAGATCCGCTTCAGTGCCTTCAACCGTCGCCGTTCGAAACTCCTCGACGGCACGGTGCAGCGGGTGTCCGCCGACAGCTTCACCGACGAGCGCAGCGGCCAGCGCTACTACGAGGTGCGGGTTCGGGTCAGCGAGGCGGAGCGTCAGTCGATGACCGAAGCGATGCGGCTGCAGGCGGGCATGCCCGCCGAGGTGCGGCTGCAGACCGCTAGTCGCACCTTCGCCAGCTACCTGGCCAAGCCGGTGACCGACATGCTGGCCCGGGCCATGCGGGCCGACTGA
- the siaB gene encoding biofilm regulation protein kinase SiaB, whose amino-acid sequence MDLLTLRDTYLQQRIMLCFNGPISRSLIEEIGHALRNYLNSQSAAPSSAMDVFAVYIEMTQNIRHYARERGYGEEDATATVAVARDEDGRYLVSAGNLVEDADGQRLVEAVESLAGLDAVELKRAYKQQLRRPRDEAAPSGAGLGLIDMARKSSRPLEASLQPLSAGRSFLSLTATI is encoded by the coding sequence ATGGATCTGCTGACCCTGCGCGACACCTACCTTCAGCAGCGCATCATGCTGTGCTTCAACGGCCCGATCTCGCGCAGCCTGATCGAGGAGATCGGCCATGCGCTGCGCAACTACCTGAACAGCCAGTCCGCCGCCCCTTCCTCGGCCATGGACGTCTTCGCCGTCTATATCGAGATGACCCAGAACATCCGCCACTATGCTCGCGAGCGGGGCTACGGCGAAGAAGATGCCACGGCCACGGTCGCCGTGGCCCGTGACGAGGATGGCCGCTATCTGGTCTCCGCCGGCAATCTGGTGGAAGACGCCGACGGCCAGCGCCTGGTCGAAGCCGTGGAGAGCCTGGCCGGGCTCGATGCCGTCGAGCTCAAGCGTGCCTACAAGCAGCAGCTGCGCCGCCCCCGCGACGAGGCCGCGCCGAGCGGTGCCGGCCTGGGACTGATCGACATGGCCCGCAAGTCATCGCGCCCCCTCGAGGCCTCGCTGCAGCCGCTGTCCGCCGGCCGCAGCTTTCTCAGCCTGACAGCCACCATCTGA